The sequence below is a genomic window from Gouania willdenowi chromosome 12, fGouWil2.1, whole genome shotgun sequence.
atacacacgaggaatttgacttggtgaactgtgctctctctaataatgtaaacattaaaaaataacaattaactagaaaaaaaaatataaacataaatgtaaacagtagttagactatgtgcaaaactaaataaaataatacaagataaaaataacaagacaaaataataacataataataatactagtaataataataataataataataataaggtatTGGCATGTTGATAAATAATACTTGCCGATACCGATCCAGCCTTTTAGTGCTATATCGGGACAACTCCCGATACTAGTATTGATATCGTCACATTATTTcttaacaatataataataacccTACTATGAGGTGATGTCATTATAAACCAACTGTCAGTAGTTTGTCCAAAGGACATCATTCATTTCTGTGACTCTCTGTGGGATTTGTACCAGTTTCCCTTCATTCTGTTGTGCTCTCTAACTTTCCAGTAAAAACACTTACCTAACTGTTTGCTGGTGTTATGGTGGAGACTCTTGTCAGGAaggatcattttcatttcaccaTCCACTGGAACTTCTTTTACTCCATGTTCAGTCTGGACAGCTTGTGacagagtcattttttgctcTGTTGCTCTGCATATTTCTATTGCTCTGTATAACGTTAGACGTCTTTCCCGTATCAGTCTCTTTTTTAGGTGAGAGTCTGTGATGCTTAACACAAGCTTATCTCTGAGCATGTCATTCTCACTTATTCCAAACTCACAGTCTTTGCTTTTGTGTCGCAGCTCTGTCATGAATGTGTTTATTGATGTCCCTGCTGTCCTCTGATGGGACCAATATTGATTTCGTTCAAAGACAACATTTCTCTGTGGACTGCAGTAatctttaaaggcttgaagaACATCCTCCATTGTCAGCTCATCTCCCTCACCTCTAACCGTCAGTGTGTTTAACACTTCCATTGCGTCCTCGCCGATGGTGTGGAGTAAAATGTCAATCTTTCCTTTTTCATCTTTCTCTCCTGAGGCCGCTATATACCGCCTAAAGCTTTGTTCCCAGCTGCACCAGTTGTCAGCAGGGTTAGCGGTGAGAGACAATGATGACGGTGCTTTGAACTGCTCCATTTCCTCCCCTTTTTATACTCTTTACTTTTCTATCCTGTAGCGTCTCAGCGgtgctagctcctctgctagctcggTTAGCATTCTGCTCCAGCTTCTCTCTGTGTCTGCAACTCCGTCTTCTGACACCGTGTTGTGCTCTCTTACTTTCCACTGGAGCTTTAAGGCGCTATTATATTATGGCCTGACTCCAAATGTAGGCTGGATATTAATAACATTCACAATTAGACTTAGAGACAATTGTTGTGGTCCTGCcgctctttcttcttcttctgctctaACTCAGCGACTTCTCTTCTTCGTCTTGTTTTCCGGCGGTTAGCATCCAGTTTAATGGAGCATTACCGCCACCTTCTGCTCCGGTGTGTGAGTCAGACAGCAAGGTCTACACCCAATCACACACACCCTCATTCATCCATTCACTGGTCCTACCAGAACCCCCCCTAAAgagtgaaaacattaaaatgtaaaatgacgacaaaataAATAGACTTTAAAAATGAAGCCTTTTATTAACAATGTGATGTGCTCGCTGCTcatctgcatgtttttttttttaatttattttttatgtcccTGTATTTGTTACCAATGAAATGTTGCTAGTTAAGCATTTagtttttactattttaatgtTAACTATTATTGAATGGAACCCAAAGATAAACTAACTACAAGAAGACCCTAAAATATCATAGTAACACTGTCTCTACACATTGGCACACGAGATCTCTGCTTCTTGCACTGATTTTTCATTACAAGGAGAGAGAAATGAGAGGGAGCGAGATCTGACAAGTGACACAATTAAAAAGTGTTAATGATGTGAGAAAAAATGCGATAACAAAGGACTTTGGAAGTTTTTTGCTACTTCTCTAACGTCAATTCATTTCTTAAATGTAAGACTTCACAGCTGAGTTCATTCTTTTAAAGTTAGACTTTGCTATTGACTCACAGAATGTAATAATTGTAAGAGGCTGAAAATGTAcgatattataaataataactaTTGAATTTGTCACTtacggcccttggtctaattctGTGTTCATCCAAAGCAAACGCACAGAATGCTTTCAACAAcgcaataaacaacaaaaatacacaaaattacaaaaatatacactaaattacaaaaatacacaggattCTAAAAAATGACGATAAAAActcacatgatttaaaaacacctaaaaaatgacagtaaaaatacacaaaattacaaaaaagaaaaactccataaagacagaaaattacaataaaaaaacacaatatgacaaaacaAAGATTTGCAAAATgccttaaaaaaatacacaaaattacttgaaaacacacaaaaggacaccaaAAACGCAAGGATGCACACATTCTTTGCTGTTTTTTgcgttaatgctcagattggtcattattctaatgccgacatgaatgttgatcatgtgaccctcagaggAGATACAAAGACAGTTTTGTGGCcatgctgtgataaaagttactCATCTGTTTAAGATCTTATTCCTTATTACTAAGAAAGATACACTTTCCCACAAATTGGTTAGGTCAAACACTTGTATAAAAATTATGAGTCATAAAGTGTGAGCAGTAGACCACTGGACCCATGCTGAGTGTGCTCGCTGCGTTCATATAGATTCCAAGATGTCTACtagttaataattaattcaCCAACCAATATTcacaaaatacataaactgtaaaaacaaactGACAAACAATAAACCTCCGGCCAAAATCTGTTGTTAACTTACTGAAAGAACAAACTCACTAAACTCGAACTACACTTTAAACTTCAACTATATTTCAATATGtgtagcttaaaaaaaaaagtaaaacaaatgagaaaacatttactacacacAACATTTGAAAGTAATTTATGTGTGGACTCTCTTGTGGAccttcagactttttttttcacatttaaataggTCCTCtactgtgtggattctcatgtgtgaatTAAGGTCAGACTTATAACCAAAACAtttaccacaaacatcacattttaatggtttttctcctgtgtggattctcatgtctGACTGCAGGTGTtgcttttgaataaaaaatttactacaaacatcacaattaaattgtttttctCATGAGTGGACACTCATGTGTGTTTTAAGGTTGTtcttttgactaaaacatttactacaaacatcacatttgaatggtttctctcctgtgtggattctcatgtgttttttaatgtaattcttttcactgaaacatttactacaaacgtcacatttaaatggtttctctcctgcatGGATTCTCAAGTGTGACTGCATGTGATGCTTAtgagtaaaacatttactacaaacatcacatttaaatggtttctctcctgagtgaattctcatgtgtgactgcacGGAATTCTTacgggtaaaacatttactacaaacatcacatttaaatggtttctctcctgtgtggattctcatgtgtgactgcaggtgatgcttttgaataaaacatttactacaaatgacacatttaaaTAGTTTCTCTCCTGAGTGAATTCTCAGTTTTGAAGCTGCAGTGAGTGAAGCTTTCTCACCACCCACACATTCAGATGTCATTTTTACCTGAACCTTCTTTgaacaaatctgttgaaatgaactAATCTTTGTTTTGGAAGCTTTACATCCCATTTCAGCATTTTTACTTGAGTCAgacatctttctctttttcGTGGTAGAGTCAGAGTCAGCTTCAGCTTCAGTCTCTGACAGAGGTTTCTGCCAAcagtcttcatcatcatcatcctcgcTACTACCCTCAGTCTGATACGAGTCTGTTTCcgttccatcaggaccttgtCGTACTAAACTGTTTGGATTTGGGTTCTGGGCTGCTTCTGGTCTTTTGACGTTATTTCCCACACTTTGtcttttcattaattcatttaaaccacaggttgaaggttcctccttCATGTTCATTTCTGTTAGTTGTCTCAAGTGTAGATGGGAGGCCTgaggcttctcctcttcatcttcacatttaacaggacaagcagcactgtttgtctcctgctgcacacaaagctgGTTTTTCTCCTGCccttcactgagcgtctctGGTTCTTCCTTCATGTGGAGACGCTCTGGGAGCAGCTCCTCCACATTCTTCctctcactgaaaacacaatcagtgACTGACGGCTGCTGGAGCTGAAATCTGTGCAGATGAACTTTGGGCATGAAGGCAGCCAGCACAAGTTTTTCTGTTTCATCTGTATTAGGAACAGATTGATAACCTGAAGgtagacacaaaacaaaatattacaaGAAAACTCAcaatgttttcatgtttttattcattttacttCAACAGGAAAAACCTAGCTGTTATTCAGCttgtgtttaatatattttatgacTTCTTTTGTATTCATGATCATATATTATTAATTTCTTAAATAACTGAATGTATTTTACTTAAAATGTTTTGGTTGCTAAatagaaatattaaatatatatacactgaaACAATTAATTACTCTGTTATTTATGCTAAATTATTGTGGAACTGAAACATTTAATTTCTTATTAGCGTTATTCCGATGCCCTTTTTTGGCCCCGATACTGATACCCAGATGCGTAGTATCGGCCGGTACCGATAAATGCAGATACcgcagtgtttaaaaaaagatatgacCTGTTTTTCTTCCAATTCTTAAGAACTGTATACTCACTTAGATATAAGAATCATTGCTATCATGGCTTGGTCTGGCACTGCTTAAACCTttgtgaaaaaggacaaaaatactaacaccagggctctacactaacttttccagtggtggcactggtgtgactaactttctcagttggtcgcaccagcacagaatttggttgcacctcttttttttttcttcaagccatgcatgctgatgaatagttgacttaactgctGTACCGCAGTTGAAGTaaaaattgaaatgttttaatgttttcgtgtcaatattaagttttcaagcagtggctgaaataacaggtcataataaaatgatatagaataatgtttgatttaatttgacttgaaATTTATTGATCAAGTAAATGGAAactttaaaacaatttaaaataaatatcaagaaataaaacagtatcttgcatcttcaaattcttacatatctcagtttacatgaacacaatgtttttttttttagttaatgtatttgaaaggctacaaaaagttacttgaatttgaatttgatcctgtttgtggatttcagctctgcgttcgacaccatcatcccggacatccttcaccagaaactcacccagctcacagtgctggcctccacctgtcagtggatcaccaacttcctgactgacaggaagcagcaagtaaagctgggaagcatcacatctagcacccggtcactcagcactggcgcccctcaggggtgtgttctctccccactgctattctccctctacaccaatgactgtacctcag
It includes:
- the LOC114473403 gene encoding zinc finger protein 28-like; amino-acid sequence: MEQFKAPSSLSLTANPADNWCSWEQSFRRYIAASGEKDEKGKIDILLHTIGEDAMEVLNTLTVRGEGDELTMEDVLQAFKDYCSPQRNVVFERNQYWSHQRTAGTSINTFMTELRHKSKYCEFGISENDMLRDKLVLSITDSHLKKRLIRERRLTLYRAIEICRATEQKMTLSEAVQTEHGVQEVPVDGEMKMILPDKSLHHNTSKQLGYQSVPNTDETEKLVLAAFMPKVHLHRFQLQQPSVTDCVFSERKNVEELLPERLHMKEEPETLSEGQEKNQLCVQQETNSAACPVKCEDEEEKPQASHLHLRQLTEMNMKEEPSTCGLNELMKRQSVGNNVKRPEAAQNPNPNSLVRQGPDGTETDSYQTEGSSEDDDDEDCWQKPLSETEAEADSDSTTKKRKMSDSSKNAEMGCKASKTKISSFQQICSKKVQVKMTSECVGGEKASLTAASKLRIHSGEKLFKCVICSKCFIQKHHLQSHMRIHTGEKPFKCDVCSKCFTRKNSVQSHMRIHSGEKPFKCDVCSKCFTHKHHMQSHLRIHAGEKPFKCDVCSKCFSEKNYIKKHMRIHTGEKPFKCDVCSKCFSQKNNLKTHMSVHS